The Shewanella sp. KX20019 genome window below encodes:
- a CDS encoding NfeD family protein produces the protein MYGWRLALFVALISLLCMGLESADEKKLVTEVPVVSIKGPIGPAVSKQLTAEINTANQQNNSPIIIITLDTPGGLVSSLRDINQTILASDIPVACLVYPKGARAASAGTYILYACHVAAMAKATTLGAATPVQMGPSPDKINPTKKAEDAQPDNLAPSAMEKKVLNDAIAYIRSLAQLRGRNEEWAELAVTEAATLTAKEALALNVIDLIAASPQQLMTRLDGKVIKLGGEKIILDLKGVVLVNKQPSWQNQFIATITNPNIAYILMIIGIYGLLLEFYSPGIGIAGITGAISLIIALYAFQMLPLSYAGLALLMLGIVLLITESMLPSFGIFGLGGVAAFVVGSIFLFDTPQPQFQVSPVLIASIAFVSILFFVFALGYILRMRNNAVVSGQEAILGANATVIDDFEGQGFVFLNGERWNAISPQKLTQGQIVTIIKIDGLSLIVSKEESKEASNGTHSQ, from the coding sequence ATGTATGGCTGGAGATTAGCCCTATTCGTAGCCTTAATCTCTTTACTATGTATGGGGCTGGAAAGTGCGGACGAAAAAAAACTTGTCACTGAAGTTCCTGTTGTTAGCATCAAAGGTCCAATAGGACCTGCGGTGAGCAAGCAGCTAACGGCTGAAATTAACACTGCTAATCAGCAAAACAACTCACCCATCATTATTATCACCCTTGATACGCCAGGCGGATTAGTCTCTAGCCTTCGTGATATCAATCAAACTATTTTGGCCTCCGATATTCCCGTTGCATGTTTGGTTTACCCTAAAGGAGCTAGAGCCGCTAGCGCCGGCACTTATATTTTATATGCATGCCATGTTGCAGCGATGGCGAAAGCGACAACCCTTGGCGCGGCGACACCGGTGCAAATGGGCCCCTCACCCGACAAAATCAATCCGACGAAAAAAGCTGAAGATGCGCAACCAGATAATCTCGCTCCCTCTGCAATGGAGAAGAAAGTCCTTAACGATGCTATCGCCTACATACGCTCACTTGCACAACTTCGAGGAAGAAACGAAGAGTGGGCTGAACTTGCGGTAACAGAGGCTGCAACATTAACGGCGAAAGAAGCTTTAGCACTTAATGTAATAGACTTAATCGCAGCATCCCCGCAGCAACTCATGACTCGCCTAGACGGCAAGGTTATAAAGTTAGGCGGCGAAAAAATCATCTTGGATCTAAAAGGCGTCGTATTAGTGAATAAGCAACCAAGTTGGCAAAATCAGTTTATAGCCACCATCACTAATCCCAACATTGCTTACATTTTAATGATCATTGGCATCTACGGCCTACTGCTGGAATTTTATAGTCCTGGTATTGGGATAGCTGGCATTACAGGAGCAATTTCGCTCATTATTGCCCTGTATGCATTCCAGATGTTGCCATTGAGCTATGCTGGGCTAGCACTGCTGATGTTAGGGATCGTGTTACTCATAACGGAATCAATGCTACCCAGCTTCGGTATATTTGGCTTAGGTGGAGTTGCTGCATTTGTGGTCGGGTCAATATTTCTCTTCGACACCCCACAACCTCAGTTTCAAGTATCGCCGGTACTCATCGCCAGTATTGCTTTCGTCAGCATATTATTTTTCGTGTTCGCACTAGGCTATATTTTGCGTATGAGAAACAACGCTGTTGTCAGCGGCCAAGAAGCTATTCTCGGCGCCAATGCGACTGTCATTGACGACTTTGAAGGTCAAGGTTTTGTCTTTTTAAATGGCGAACGTTGGAATGCAATTAGTCCGCAAAAACTCACCCAAGGTCAAATCGTTACTATTATCAAGATTGACGGTCTGTCATTGATAGTATCGAAAGAAGAATCTAAGGAGGCCTCTAATGGAACCCATAGTCAATAA